CCCCGGAGCCAAGCAGCGGCGGACGATAAGGCATTTCCAGTACGTCTGGCATATGGCAGGAAGCGGATGTATCCAGGATAGCGATATCCATTCCGTTCTTCATGGTATCGAGCACCGTAGTAACCAGGAATCCGGCGTTCAGAGCGACAGCTTCTCCAGGCTCTAGGTAGACCTCCAGGCCATACTTATCCTGCATACGGCGGATACATTGCTCAAGCAAAGGGATATCATAATCTTCTCTCGTAATATGATGCCCTCCGCCGAAGTTGATCCATTCCATTTGCGACAGCCATGGTCCGAATTTCTCCTCTACTGCATCCAGCGTCGTCGCCAGATCATCGGAGTTCTGCTGGCACAGTGTATGGAAGTGCAGTCCGGAGATTCCCTCTAGCAGATCCGGGCGAAAATGTTCACGGGTCACGCCGAATCGGGAACCTACGGCACAAGGATTGTAAATGTCATGCCCAACCTGGGTCGAACATTCCGGATTGATGCGCAAACCGTACTTCTTGCCTGTGGCCAGTACTTTATGACCGAACTTCTCTACCTGGGAGAAGGAGTTGAAGATAATATGATCGCAGAGCTCAATGATCTCGTCGATCTGATCCTCCCGGTAAGCCGGGGCAAAGCAATGATTCTCTTTGCCCATTTCCTCATGGCCTAACCGGGCCTCGTACAATCCGCTCGATGCTGTTCCACTCAAATAGCGGCCGATCAGCGGATAGGTCGAATACATCGAGAAAGCCTTCTGCGCCAGTATGATCTTGGCTCCGGTGCGCTCCATAATACCGCCTAAAATCTCAAGGTTTCGTTCAAGTAGAGCTTCATCTACTACATAGCATGGGGTAGGCAGTTCTTCGAAGCGCATCTTAGCGAACCAGCTCCGTTTCACGCTCTTTGGCAGCTGTTGCTTCGTCTTCTGGATAAGCATCAACGAGATCCGGATTGAAGCTTTCTTGCCATGGGAGTCCCCATTTGTTCAGTGCATCCATGAATGGATCTGGGTCGAATTCTTCGATGTTGTAGACGCCCGGTTTGTTCCACTTGCCGGTCATTACCATCATAGCGCCGATCATAGCAGGAACGCCGGTTGTATAAGCGAC
The window above is part of the Paenibacillus lutimineralis genome. Proteins encoded here:
- the nspC gene encoding carboxynorspermidine decarboxylase, with amino-acid sequence MRFEELPTPCYVVDEALLERNLEILGGIMERTGAKIILAQKAFSMYSTYPLIGRYLSGTASSGLYEARLGHEEMGKENHCFAPAYREDQIDEIIELCDHIIFNSFSQVEKFGHKVLATGKKYGLRINPECSTQVGHDIYNPCAVGSRFGVTREHFRPDLLEGISGLHFHTLCQQNSDDLATTLDAVEEKFGPWLSQMEWINFGGGHHITREDYDIPLLEQCIRRMQDKYGLEVYLEPGEAVALNAGFLVTTVLDTMKNGMDIAILDTSASCHMPDVLEMPYRPPLLGSGEPGEKPYTYRLGGPTCLSGDNIGDYSFDQPLKNGDRLVFGDMAIYSMVKNTTFNGMPLPALVLCDKNGDYQVVHEFGYEDFRMRLA